The following are encoded together in the Desulfovibrio sp. Huiquan2017 genome:
- the buk gene encoding butyrate kinase codes for MSQDSYAILTINPGSTSTKIAVFDNDRLRFEHKVDHPAEELARFTNSMTEQFPMRREAILKCLADNGVDLASLSAVSGRGGKLPPLRQGAYEVNREMFEFLRDRPIDDHASNLGGMLAYDIAQAQGIPAYIYDAVVVDQLEDIARLSGLPEMKRRASCHVLNMRAVARRVAEREGKSFEQCSFVVCHMGGGISACVLKNGRMIDVVTDEEGPYSPERSGGLPVRQLIDSAFSGEFDRLSLTRRTRGKGGLVAYLGTNNAIEVERRIDAGDAEAALVYEGMAYQTAKTIGGLATVLHGGLDGVVITGAVAYSERLTGWIRERIAFLGPIFIEPGEDELQALALGALRVLRGQEEAHKFTLSD; via the coding sequence GTGTCTCAAGATTCATATGCCATACTGACCATCAATCCTGGATCGACCTCCACCAAGATCGCGGTCTTCGACAACGACAGGCTGCGCTTCGAGCACAAGGTCGATCATCCGGCCGAAGAGCTGGCCCGGTTCACCAACAGCATGACCGAGCAGTTCCCCATGCGCCGCGAGGCCATCCTCAAGTGCTTGGCCGACAACGGCGTGGACCTTGCGTCCCTGAGCGCCGTGTCCGGCCGGGGCGGCAAGCTGCCTCCCCTCCGCCAGGGGGCCTACGAGGTCAACCGCGAGATGTTTGAATTCCTGCGCGACCGTCCCATCGACGACCACGCCTCCAACCTGGGGGGCATGCTCGCCTACGACATCGCCCAGGCTCAGGGGATTCCGGCGTACATCTACGACGCCGTGGTCGTGGACCAGCTTGAGGACATCGCCCGCCTGAGCGGCCTGCCCGAGATGAAGCGGCGGGCCTCCTGCCATGTGTTGAACATGCGCGCCGTGGCCCGGCGCGTGGCCGAGCGCGAGGGCAAGTCCTTCGAGCAGTGCTCCTTCGTGGTCTGCCACATGGGTGGCGGCATCAGCGCCTGCGTGCTCAAGAATGGGCGGATGATCGACGTGGTCACCGACGAAGAAGGCCCGTATTCGCCCGAGCGGTCCGGCGGACTGCCCGTGCGTCAGCTCATAGACAGCGCCTTTTCCGGCGAGTTCGACAGGTTATCCCTGACCCGCCGGACGCGGGGCAAGGGCGGCCTGGTCGCCTACCTGGGCACGAACAACGCCATCGAGGTGGAGCGCCGCATCGATGCGGGCGACGCCGAGGCCGCGCTGGTCTACGAGGGCATGGCCTACCAGACGGCCAAGACCATCGGCGGGCTGGCCACCGTGCTGCACGGCGGCCTGGACGGAGTGGTCATCACCGGCGCGGTGGCCTACTCCGAACGGCTGACCGGATGGATCAGGGAGCGTATCGCCTTCCTGGGGCCGATCTTCATCGAGCCCGGCGAAGACGAGTTGCAGGCCCTGGCCCTGGGAGCGCTCAGAGTCCTGCGCGGCCAGGAGGAGGCCCACAAATTCACCCTGTCCGATTGA
- a CDS encoding 2-oxoacid:acceptor oxidoreductase subunit alpha, with product MSTAKLIQGNAAIAQGAFYAGARFYAGYPITPSSEIAQIAASEMPKLGGVYMQMEDELASMGAIIGASLSGAKAFTATSGPGFSLMQENLGMATMGEVPLVVVNVQRSGPSTGLATRPAQSDMMQLRWGRHGDQSVVALIPATVAECFELTVKAFNIAEKYRTQVIVAPDEVVGHMRESFRLPEPGELEVIDRVKPAGEPKDYKPFSFEPGAVAPLAAYGSDYIFHVTSSMHGEDGYSCNTPDNAARRVAQLHTKLEQDIDDVIMVKEFDVEGCEILIVAYGVVTRAARTAAAKAREKGVKVGVLQLQTVWPFPAKAVAKAAQNASSVIVPEMNYAGQMAGEVRKVVGDASMVRTVNSYNGTIMFPDAIEKALY from the coding sequence ATGAGTACAGCCAAATTGATCCAAGGCAACGCCGCCATCGCCCAGGGCGCTTTCTACGCCGGGGCGCGGTTCTATGCCGGCTATCCCATCACGCCTTCGTCGGAAATCGCGCAGATCGCGGCCAGCGAGATGCCCAAGCTCGGCGGCGTCTACATGCAGATGGAGGATGAGCTGGCCAGCATGGGCGCCATCATCGGCGCATCCCTGTCCGGCGCCAAGGCCTTCACCGCCACCAGCGGCCCCGGTTTCTCGCTCATGCAGGAGAACCTCGGCATGGCCACCATGGGCGAAGTGCCGCTGGTCGTGGTCAATGTCCAGCGATCCGGCCCGAGCACCGGCCTGGCCACCCGCCCGGCCCAGTCCGACATGATGCAGTTGCGCTGGGGCCGCCACGGCGACCAGAGCGTCGTCGCCCTGATTCCGGCCACCGTGGCCGAGTGTTTCGAGCTCACCGTCAAGGCCTTCAACATCGCCGAGAAGTACCGCACCCAGGTGATCGTGGCCCCGGACGAGGTGGTCGGACACATGCGCGAGAGCTTCCGTCTGCCCGAGCCGGGCGAGCTGGAGGTTATCGACCGCGTGAAGCCCGCGGGCGAGCCCAAGGACTACAAGCCGTTCAGCTTCGAGCCCGGTGCGGTGGCCCCGCTGGCCGCCTACGGGAGCGACTACATCTTCCACGTCACCAGCTCCATGCACGGCGAGGACGGCTACAGTTGCAACACGCCGGACAACGCCGCCCGCCGCGTGGCCCAGCTGCACACCAAGCTTGAACAAGACATCGACGACGTGATCATGGTCAAGGAGTTCGACGTGGAGGGCTGCGAGATCCTCATCGTGGCCTACGGCGTGGTCACCCGCGCCGCGCGTACCGCCGCCGCCAAGGCCCGCGAAAAGGGCGTCAAGGTCGGTGTGCTGCAACTTCAGACCGTCTGGCCCTTCCCGGCCAAGGCCGTCGCCAAGGCCGCGCAGAATGCGAGTTCCGTCATCGTTCCGGAGATGAACTACGCGGGCCAGATGGCCGGCGAGGTTCGCAAGGTCGTCGGCGACGCCTCCATGGTCCGCACGGTCAATTCGTACAACGGAACCATCATGTTCCCCGACGCCATCGAAAAGGCCCTGTACTAG
- a CDS encoding thiamine pyrophosphate-dependent enzyme, producing MKYATGMDYIKTDSLPHMWCAGCGDGIVVRAIACALENLELDPRKIVMVSGIGCWGKADDYFTCNALHTTHGRALAYATGVKSANPELTVVVLMGDGDGTTIGGNHLLHAARRNMDLTAVLVNNYNYGMTGGQASATTPHDAVTSTSVLGNPERSVDVCELAKVAGANYVARETVAQGTRLSKRIQEGIANKGFSLIEVASPCTTLFGPRNKMRQPVDMLRWLKEKGVSEARYDKIEDAAAQGYFKVGKFVERTDPDFNTSYEVMRERLQQKEGK from the coding sequence ATGAAATACGCCACTGGAATGGATTATATAAAGACCGACTCCCTGCCGCACATGTGGTGCGCGGGTTGCGGCGACGGCATTGTCGTCAGGGCCATTGCCTGCGCCCTTGAAAACCTTGAGCTGGATCCGCGCAAGATCGTCATGGTCAGCGGCATCGGCTGCTGGGGCAAGGCGGATGATTACTTCACCTGCAACGCCCTGCACACCACCCACGGCCGGGCCCTGGCCTACGCCACGGGCGTGAAGAGCGCCAACCCCGAGCTGACCGTGGTCGTGCTCATGGGCGACGGCGACGGCACGACCATCGGCGGCAACCACCTGCTCCACGCGGCCCGCCGCAACATGGATCTGACCGCCGTGCTGGTGAACAACTACAACTACGGCATGACCGGCGGCCAGGCCTCGGCCACCACGCCCCACGACGCCGTGACCAGCACCTCGGTGCTCGGCAACCCCGAGCGCAGCGTGGACGTTTGCGAACTGGCCAAGGTGGCCGGAGCCAATTACGTGGCCCGCGAGACCGTGGCCCAGGGCACGCGGCTGTCCAAGCGCATCCAGGAAGGCATCGCCAACAAGGGCTTTTCCCTCATCGAGGTGGCCAGCCCGTGCACCACGCTCTTCGGCCCGCGCAACAAGATGCGCCAGCCCGTGGACATGCTCCGCTGGCTCAAGGAGAAGGGGGTGTCCGAGGCCCGGTACGATAAGATCGAGGACGCCGCCGCCCAAGGATACTTCAAGGTCGGCAAGTTCGTGGAGCGGACCGATCCCGACTTCAACACCAGCTATGAAGTCATGCGCGAGCGCCTGCAGCAGAAGGAGGGCAAGTAA
- a CDS encoding phosphate acyltransferase: MSYTTLEQLADKVRNSGRGARTVSVINATESHVLEAVRDAREDGLITPVLFGDKDVIAEQLELLGLSPADFAIEHAASPEEAAVLAGQSLASGRADFLMKGNIPTGNMLKALFSKEAEFRTGNLISHLSVIELPDHPKLFGLTDAAINISPDVEQKKGIIRNAVATMKAMGFVSPKVAVLASTEVPNPKMQATMDAVEIKKAGAAGELGDCVVEGPISYDLAMSPESAKIKRFDSPIQGDADLLACPDINAANVLIKALRYAGHSRSAGIVIGGRGPIVLTSRAAATQDKYWPLVLAASATLGDN, translated from the coding sequence ATGTCATACACCACCCTGGAACAACTGGCCGACAAGGTGCGCAACAGCGGCCGGGGCGCGCGGACGGTGTCCGTGATCAACGCCACCGAGAGTCATGTGCTCGAAGCCGTGCGCGACGCCCGGGAAGACGGGCTGATCACCCCGGTACTGTTCGGCGACAAGGACGTCATCGCCGAGCAACTGGAACTTCTCGGCCTGTCCCCGGCGGACTTCGCCATCGAGCATGCCGCCTCCCCGGAAGAAGCCGCAGTCCTGGCGGGACAATCCCTGGCATCGGGCCGGGCCGATTTCCTGATGAAGGGCAACATCCCCACCGGGAACATGCTCAAGGCCCTGTTCAGCAAGGAAGCGGAATTTCGTACCGGGAATCTCATTTCCCACTTGAGCGTCATCGAACTGCCCGATCATCCGAAGCTCTTCGGCCTGACCGACGCGGCCATCAACATCAGCCCGGACGTGGAGCAGAAGAAGGGGATCATCCGCAACGCGGTGGCCACCATGAAGGCCATGGGCTTCGTCTCCCCCAAGGTGGCCGTGCTGGCCTCCACCGAAGTTCCCAACCCCAAGATGCAGGCCACCATGGACGCCGTGGAGATCAAGAAGGCCGGAGCGGCCGGCGAACTGGGCGACTGCGTGGTCGAGGGCCCCATTTCCTATGATCTGGCCATGAGCCCCGAGTCCGCGAAGATCAAAAGGTTCGACAGCCCCATCCAGGGCGACGCCGACCTTTTGGCCTGCCCGGACATCAACGCGGCCAACGTGCTCATCAAGGCCCTGCGTTATGCCGGGCATTCCCGCAGCGCGGGCATCGTCATCGGCGGGCGCGGCCCCATCGTGCTGACTTCGCGGGCGGCGGCCACCCAGGACAAGTACTGGCCCCTGGTCCTGGCCGCGTCCGCGACCCTCGGCGACAACTAA
- a CDS encoding 2-oxoacid:acceptor oxidoreductase family protein, giving the protein MTKHSEIIMAGTGGQGLIFVASFLAECAIAEGLNVVQTQTYGIAQRGGFISAEAIIAPDEILFQQVLSPNVIVALHDVVGGRYDNASVPVVYDSSIMAERTFDNWLGIPCTKTAQDMGAPKSANLVALGAAYQLHPFVDFDSIVAAATKKFAPKIAEMNIEAVKKGIALAEAASQTR; this is encoded by the coding sequence ATGACGAAACACTCCGAAATCATCATGGCGGGTACCGGCGGACAGGGGCTCATCTTCGTGGCCTCCTTCCTGGCCGAATGCGCCATCGCCGAGGGCCTGAACGTGGTCCAGACCCAGACCTACGGCATCGCCCAGCGCGGCGGCTTCATCTCCGCCGAGGCGATCATCGCCCCGGACGAGATCCTGTTCCAGCAGGTCCTGAGCCCCAACGTGATCGTGGCCCTGCACGACGTGGTCGGCGGCCGCTACGACAATGCTTCCGTGCCCGTGGTCTACGACTCCAGCATCATGGCCGAACGGACCTTCGACAACTGGCTGGGCATCCCCTGCACCAAGACGGCTCAGGACATGGGCGCGCCCAAGTCGGCCAACCTCGTGGCGCTGGGCGCGGCCTACCAGCTCCATCCGTTCGTGGACTTCGACAGCATCGTCGCGGCGGCCACCAAGAAATTCGCCCCCAAGATCGCTGAAATGAACATCGAAGCCGTGAAAAAGGGCATCGCCCTGGCCGAAGCGGCTTCCCAGACGAGGTAA
- a CDS encoding ferredoxin family protein, which yields MEEAKKKFKITIVEERCKGCGYCKETCPKDVFEFEGKLNAAGYVVSSPKHLDRCIGCNSCVMVCPDLALSLSEEA from the coding sequence ATGGAAGAAGCCAAGAAGAAGTTCAAGATCACCATCGTGGAAGAGCGCTGCAAGGGGTGCGGCTACTGTAAGGAAACCTGCCCCAAGGACGTCTTCGAGTTCGAGGGCAAGCTCAACGCGGCCGGATACGTCGTGTCCTCGCCCAAGCACCTGGACCGGTGCATCGGCTGCAACAGTTGCGTCATGGTCTGCCCGGACCTGGCCCTGTCCCTGTCCGAAGAAGCATAG